The genome window TCGCCGTCTCATTTTCGTGCTGGCAATCTGAAGTCGCGGAACGTGAAACGGTGTATCTCTACCTCACCCCCTTCGATCCGACCGGACCGCTCCTTGGGCCGCATATCGAATTGGGAATAAGCATCAACGGAAAAGACACGCGCTGCTCACAGATGAACGAGTGCAAAGTGAAGCTGGACGTTCCTGATTTTGCAGGTTGCAACGATCCTATGGGTTGCAAAGATAAACAGCGGCGCGTCACCCTCCGATTTAATTTATTTCTATCCAAAAAAAGCCCGCCAAGCACGGAACCAGGTGGACCAATCACCTTCCCCCCCGAGTACTTTATCGCCCAGATCGATGGCGAAAATTGGCTGAATCCGATATATGACAAGAACCTCAGGCTGTATTTGACCGGACTGAAGATACGCCACGTAGGCTGCTCTTCAACCATCAATATCAATCCCAGAGTTCTGAACTTTGGACAAATCCCTGCCGCAGCCATGAAGCCCGACAAACCGATCAAAGAGCTGCCGTTGACGGTTACCGCTACGCGCACCTGCGGTGCTGGCTATGGCCTTGACGCTACATTCAAACCGACGGCCGGCACCGTTTTTCAGTCAACGGTCCTGGTCCCTCCCAACAACAAATCCGTCGGCATCAAATTATTCCGGGGACCAAACAAAATCCCAACCGGCTTCAATTCCATCTTCGAACTGGTAAAAGCGCCTGGCGCTCATTCAACCGTTGTGCCATTCACGGCGCAACTGGTGTGGATGAGCAATACCGCCGAGCTAGGTGATTTCAGCGCCGCAACCACGTTGGAGATCTATTACAAGTGAGCCTGGCAATGTCTGGCGCCGTCTTGCAATGGACCGGCTCAAAATGCGATCTGCAGCGTGACCTGCCCATTCAGGCTGGTCACGCCCGGACCGTTTAGCCCGCGCTCCACGCCCACACGCGCATTGAGCGACACGTTCCTACGTATCTGGCCTTCTACTCCGGCTTGCAGGCGCACGGACGTTCCTTGCAGATCATTGCTCAGTTGTTCGTCGCCCTGGGTCAAGGTGCTGAAACGCGTTCGCGTGCGGCTGCCCGCCCGATATAGCACATCTATGCCGCTCCATGCCGTACCGGGCTCCCGCCCCCCGCCTTGCAGGTCTTTGGACAGGCGTGCGCCCACGCGCAGTGTTGCGGTATCGACGCTGGGGAATTTCACGCGGCTGGCGGCATCCGAGGCGCTGCGCAGGTTCACATGTTGGTATGTCACTTGGGCCTGCGGTTGCAGATGCACGCCGGGCGCGAGCGTGTAGCGGCGCCCGGCCTCAAGCGAGGCCGAGGCCCCGTAGCCGCTGGTGGACAACGCCATGCCCGTATCCGAACGGCTCTTCACGTTGTAGTAGGTGCCTTGGACCACCGCATCCACGTAGCTCCCCTGGCCGTTCAGCCAGGTCCGGTACAGCCCCAGGCTGTAGCCGGTGAAGTTATTGGTACCGGCGCGTGAGCGCCCCCCCCAAGCATCAACGTGATCGGCTGTGCCGCGGCTTTGGCCTATTGCGCCGTACATACCCACCCGGGTCTGCATCGTTTCGGATGGCGCCAGATAGAGGTCGCCGCCCAATTGCCAGGCGGCAATGTTGGCTTCGTCGCGCACCCGGCGGCCCAGCACGCCATTGCTGGCGCCGCGATTGCGGTCATTCTGGCCCATGACCCGCGTCCATACGTGCCGGGCTTGGCCCAGCCCCAGGTCAGCGCCGGCGCCACGGCGCTCATGGAAGCTGCCCATTACCGCATCGCCGTACCGCAAGGCCTGCGTGGGCAGCGCGCTGTACAAGGAGGTTTCGGCGCGATAGTCGATTGCCCCGCCGCTTGCGCCCGTGACCAGGAACCAGTCTTCCGGCGCT of Achromobacter seleniivolatilans contains these proteins:
- a CDS encoding fimbrial protein, whose protein sequence is MNKFANLIILAMLLLFSGRSFAITCLKAGDIFEHHLQVNQTVAVPSDLPYGSMIWRSDEFAVSFSCWQSEVAERETVYLYLTPFDPTGPLLGPHIELGISINGKDTRCSQMNECKVKLDVPDFAGCNDPMGCKDKQRRVTLRFNLFLSKKSPPSTEPGGPITFPPEYFIAQIDGENWLNPIYDKNLRLYLTGLKIRHVGCSSTININPRVLNFGQIPAAAMKPDKPIKELPLTVTATRTCGAGYGLDATFKPTAGTVFQSTVLVPPNNKSVGIKLFRGPNKIPTGFNSIFELVKAPGAHSTVVPFTAQLVWMSNTAELGDFSAATTLEIYYK